CGATTGAAAGAGTTGGGAACAGTTTGCCGTCAGCTGGGGCTGACACTTACTGCTGATGTCTCCGCTAATGGCTTGAAACGAATATCGATTGATATCAATAACATTCAGCAATTAACAGATCTTGGTCTAACAGCTCTGCGAGTAGATGATGGCTTGAATCCGGCGCAGATTGCACAATTATCACGACAGCTACCAGTCGCACTAAATGCTAGTACGATCAGTGCGAGCGATGTTGCTAAATTACATGAGTGTGATGCTAATTTTCAACATTTGGAAGCTTGGCATAATTATTATCCACGTCCCGCGACTGGACTGGATTATGAGTGGTACCAAAGTAAAAATAATTGGTTAAAGCAACAAGGCTTCACTACTATGGCATTCGTAGCCGGGGATGAGGAATTACGCGGGCCTGTATTTGCTGGGTTACCTACACTTGAAGGTGATCGTTACCGGCACCCACTGGCCTCAACATTGAATTTATTAGGAAAGTTGGCAACGGATAAAGTTTATATCGGCGACATTGCTTTAAGCAGGGCGGCTCTGGAACAATTTCGATTGTATTTCCAACATAATATTTTGCAACTATCCATTCAAACCTCAATGGCAAGCCTTTACCAAGATATCTGGCATAATCGTCCAGATGTCGCCCGTGATGTAATTCGTTTGGTCGAAGGGCGACAAAAAATAAAGACAATGCCACCGATGCAGACAAGAAAACGCCCGGTAGGAACAATTACTGTAGATAATTCGCGTTATGGTCGGTATATGGGTGAGCTAGAAATCTTGAAACAGTCATTGAGTGCGGACCCGCGAGTGAATGTTGTGGGACAAGT
This Lactiplantibacillus plantarum DNA region includes the following protein-coding sequences:
- a CDS encoding MupG family TIM beta-alpha barrel fold protein — encoded protein: MKAMRNAGFEGVFTSMHIPEDDASCYVPRLKELGTVCRQLGLTLTADVSANGLKRISIDINNIQQLTDLGLTALRVDDGLNPAQIAQLSRQLPVALNASTISASDVAKLHECDANFQHLEAWHNYYPRPATGLDYEWYQSKNNWLKQQGFTTMAFVAGDEELRGPVFAGLPTLEGDRYRHPLASTLNLLGKLATDKVYIGDIALSRAALEQFRLYFQHNILQLSIQTSMASLYQDIWHNRPDVARDVIRLVEGRQKIKTMPPMQTRKRPVGTITVDNSRYGRYMGELEILKQSLSADPRVNVVGQVVTTDLSLLALIGSNQAVQFIRKDEKQ